The region AACCATTATTTTTGAATAAATCCAGGTAAAAATTCCCTTCTCGGTTATAGTCGATAATCTTTCCAATATCTGGAATGTCAGAATAGTGCAAGACTTCTTTGTAATTTTTACCATTATACTCGATGACATTTCTTTCAATAAACAAATCTTTCATCGATTTGAGCTTTTCTTCGAGATAGGTTTCATTTGCTACGACCAAAATAAATTGGCCGTTTTGTTCAAGCATTAAATTTATCTTTTTGGCGGTTGCATCAAGCTCGTCCTGCACAAAATGCGGAAACACATAAATCGCGGTTATGAAATCAAATTTTTGATCGGTTTTGGTGTTTAGAAAAGTGCTATTATAAGTTTGAATTTTAACACCTTTTCGCAATTTTGAAGGTTTTTTTATAAAAAATTGATAATTTTTCTCTGAGGGCTCACACCCCTCAATTATCATTTCCTTAAAAACACCCAGACTGCGATATAACATTTTTATAAAAAAACCGATTCCGAAACCGATATCAAAAATTTTAATGCTTGAACAATTTTTCTTTGCGATAATCTCGTTGGCAATATAATCGTTTACGAAAGCATTAATCTTGGTTTTCTCCTGATTCGGCCAATTTATTTTGTCGTATTGCAGATAGAAGAAGTTTTTGTTTTTCATATATTTAGAAAAAAATGGCTTTTAAAATAAATAGAAAAGGAAAAAATTTAAAAATAAAATTTCATATAATGCGCAGCTATGCGATGTTCCCGCGAAGCGGGAATTTGGGCCTGCCGCATAGCGGAAGTTATGCGATGTGTCGCTGCGCTTTTTGTTTTTATTAAAAACTTTTCTTTATTTCACAGCCCATTCAT is a window of Parcubacteria group bacterium DNA encoding:
- a CDS encoding class I SAM-dependent methyltransferase yields the protein MKNKNFFYLQYDKINWPNQEKTKINAFVNDYIANEIIAKKNCSSIKIFDIGFGIGFFIKMLYRSLGVFKEMIIEGCEPSEKNYQFFIKKPSKLRKGVKIQTYNSTFLNTKTDQKFDFITAIYVFPHFVQDELDATAKKINLMLEQNGQFILVVANETYLEEKLKSMKDLFIERNVIEYNGKNYKEVLHYSDIPDIGKIIDYNREGNFYLDLFKNNGFELFSKKDLEDNGFICTVFVFQKR